One window of Mixophyes fleayi isolate aMixFle1 chromosome 3, aMixFle1.hap1, whole genome shotgun sequence genomic DNA carries:
- the LOC142144277 gene encoding uncharacterized protein LOC142144277 isoform X2: MFLDSLLLPAGNWKIKHKRSHLCYERQKKLLKRHLYRQHQKIAPGYMETIIWPRGVKLPKRVEGRPSEDSPETELLHYIETLCDQPEFMSQVEEIIHPALLDTILSPDIDMDFQTLIDELQQEEDVLPMEVEEIIHPALLDTVLSPDIDMDFQTLIDELEEEEDVLPMEFMEIRENHSKVNKPIVLPEENDGPSSKFTSNSNKTNQTIPDMKILEMPNYTAGTRKTKEFPKSTQSRGYTIINDVIVIDDD; encoded by the exons ATGTTTCTAGACTCTCTTCTTCTCCCAGCAGGTAActggaaaataaaacataaaagaagTCATCTATGCTATGAAAGACAGAAGAAATTGCTGAAGAGACATCTCTATAGACAACACCAGAAGATCGCCCCAGGCTATATGGAGACAATAATTTGGCCACGTGGTGTAAAGCTCCCAAAGAGAGTAGAAGGACGCCCATCAGAGGACTCACCTGAAACAGAACTTCTACATTACATAGAGACTCTGTGTGATCAGCCTGAGTTCATGTCACAG GTTGAAGAAATCATCCATCCGGCATTATTAGACACAATTCTGTCCCCAGACATAGACATGGATTTCCAGACCCTCATTGATGAACTGCAACAAGAAGAGGACGTGTTACCAATGGAG GTTGAAGAAATCATCCATCCGGCATTATTAGACACAGTTCTGTCCCCAGACATAGATATGGATTTCCAGACCCTCATTGATGAACTGGAGGAAGAAGAGGACGTGTTACCGATGGAG TTCATGGAAATAAGAGAAAACCATTCTAAAGTAAACAAACCAATTGTGTTGCCAGAGGAGAATGATGGACCTTCCTCTAAGTTCACTTCTAATTCTAATAAGACCAATCAAACGATTCCTGACATGAAAATACTGGAGATGCCCAACTACACCGCTGGCACCAGGAAAACTAAGGAATTTCCTAAATCAACACAATCCAGAGgctatacaatcattaatgatgtCATAGTAATAGATGATGACTGA
- the LOC142144277 gene encoding uncharacterized protein LOC142144277 isoform X1, protein MFLDSLLLPAGNWKIKHKRSHLCYERQKKLLKRHLYRQHQKIAPGYMETIIWPRGVKLPKRVEGRPSEDSPETELLHYIETLCDQPEFMSQVEEIIHPALLDTILSPDIDMDFQTLIDELQQEEDVLPMEVEEIIHPALLDTVLSPDIDMDFQTLIDELEEEEDVLPMEVEENIKPAFLDTDLFLDTYEDFHSLKYEPERVDKLLPLEFMEIRENHSKVNKPIVLPEENDGPSSKFTSNSNKTNQTIPDMKILEMPNYTAGTRKTKEFPKSTQSRGYTIINDVIVIDDD, encoded by the exons ATGTTTCTAGACTCTCTTCTTCTCCCAGCAGGTAActggaaaataaaacataaaagaagTCATCTATGCTATGAAAGACAGAAGAAATTGCTGAAGAGACATCTCTATAGACAACACCAGAAGATCGCCCCAGGCTATATGGAGACAATAATTTGGCCACGTGGTGTAAAGCTCCCAAAGAGAGTAGAAGGACGCCCATCAGAGGACTCACCTGAAACAGAACTTCTACATTACATAGAGACTCTGTGTGATCAGCCTGAGTTCATGTCACAG GTTGAAGAAATCATCCATCCGGCATTATTAGACACAATTCTGTCCCCAGACATAGACATGGATTTCCAGACCCTCATTGATGAACTGCAACAAGAAGAGGACGTGTTACCAATGGAG GTTGAAGAAATCATCCATCCGGCATTATTAGACACAGTTCTGTCCCCAGACATAGATATGGATTTCCAGACCCTCATTGATGAACTGGAGGAAGAAGAGGACGTGTTACCGATGGAG GTTGAAGAAAACATCAAACCAGCATTCTTAGACACAGATCTGTTCCTAGATACATATGAAGATTTCCATTCTCTTAAATATGAACCGGAGCGAGTAGACAAATTGTTACCATTGGAG TTCATGGAAATAAGAGAAAACCATTCTAAAGTAAACAAACCAATTGTGTTGCCAGAGGAGAATGATGGACCTTCCTCTAAGTTCACTTCTAATTCTAATAAGACCAATCAAACGATTCCTGACATGAAAATACTGGAGATGCCCAACTACACCGCTGGCACCAGGAAAACTAAGGAATTTCCTAAATCAACACAATCCAGAGgctatacaatcattaatgatgtCATAGTAATAGATGATGACTGA
- the LOC142144277 gene encoding uncharacterized protein LOC142144277 isoform X3, whose translation MFLDSLLLPAGNWKIKHKRSHLCYERQKKLLKRHLYRQHQKIAPGYMETIIWPRGVKLPKRVEGRPSEDSPETELLHYIETLCDQPEFMSQVEEIIHPALLDTVLSPDIDMDFQTLIDELEEEEDVLPMEVEENIKPAFLDTDLFLDTYEDFHSLKYEPERVDKLLPLEFMEIRENHSKVNKPIVLPEENDGPSSKFTSNSNKTNQTIPDMKILEMPNYTAGTRKTKEFPKSTQSRGYTIINDVIVIDDD comes from the exons ATGTTTCTAGACTCTCTTCTTCTCCCAGCAGGTAActggaaaataaaacataaaagaagTCATCTATGCTATGAAAGACAGAAGAAATTGCTGAAGAGACATCTCTATAGACAACACCAGAAGATCGCCCCAGGCTATATGGAGACAATAATTTGGCCACGTGGTGTAAAGCTCCCAAAGAGAGTAGAAGGACGCCCATCAGAGGACTCACCTGAAACAGAACTTCTACATTACATAGAGACTCTGTGTGATCAGCCTGAGTTCATGTCACAG GTTGAAGAAATCATCCATCCGGCATTATTAGACACAGTTCTGTCCCCAGACATAGATATGGATTTCCAGACCCTCATTGATGAACTGGAGGAAGAAGAGGACGTGTTACCGATGGAG GTTGAAGAAAACATCAAACCAGCATTCTTAGACACAGATCTGTTCCTAGATACATATGAAGATTTCCATTCTCTTAAATATGAACCGGAGCGAGTAGACAAATTGTTACCATTGGAG TTCATGGAAATAAGAGAAAACCATTCTAAAGTAAACAAACCAATTGTGTTGCCAGAGGAGAATGATGGACCTTCCTCTAAGTTCACTTCTAATTCTAATAAGACCAATCAAACGATTCCTGACATGAAAATACTGGAGATGCCCAACTACACCGCTGGCACCAGGAAAACTAAGGAATTTCCTAAATCAACACAATCCAGAGgctatacaatcattaatgatgtCATAGTAATAGATGATGACTGA